In the genome of Cryptomeria japonica chromosome 8, Sugi_1.0, whole genome shotgun sequence, one region contains:
- the LOC131037908 gene encoding AP2-like ethylene-responsive transcription factor AIL6 yields the protein MLNSYSFGEYYETSLMDLKNLPSSSSAYSSVYLGITKHRLTGRYAVNLWDETKGKKGTYDQEANAARAFDLAALRYWGPAAVTNFPIKNYERELEEMKNMSKQGYIQFIRRLGLGDNQEEAAKAYDIAAIKLRGENAVTNFDRSRYDVQAIVNGTLSVGRKPKRSRDEVADKESFENMVSLGTSTFCFPGQSSGLVRAGDNNSV from the exons ATGTTAAATTCGTATTCATTTGGAGAATACTACGAGACGAGCTTGATGGATCTCAAAAACCTGCCCTCCAGTTCTTCGGCCTACAGTTCAGTCTACCTTGGAATTACTAA GCATAGATTGACAGGGAGATATGCAGTTAATCTCTGGGACGAAACCAAGGGTAAAAAAG GTACCTATGATCAGGAAGCGAATGCTGCCAGAGCTTTTGATCTGGCAGCTCTCAGGTATTGGGGTCCAGCAGCTGTAACAAACTTTCCA ATTAAAAACTATGAGAGAGAGTTGGAAGAGATGAAGAACATGTCAAAGCAAGGATATATTCAATTTATAAGGAG GCTAGGTTTGGGAG ACAATCAGGAAGAGGCAGCCAAGGCTTATGACATTGCTGCCATCAAATTAAGAGGAGAAAATGCTGTTACGAACTTTGACAGAAGCAGATATGATGTGCAAGCCATCGTGAACGGCACACTTTCTGTAGGAAGGAAACCAAAGCGAAGTAGAGATGAAGTAGCAGATAAGGAAT CTTTTGAAAACATGGTGTCTCTGGGTACCTCCACATTCTGCTTCCCTGGGCAGTCCTCAGGTCTTGTTAGAGCTGGTGATAACAACAGTGTCTGA